In Macadamia integrifolia cultivar HAES 741 chromosome 5, SCU_Mint_v3, whole genome shotgun sequence, a single window of DNA contains:
- the LOC122079501 gene encoding uncharacterized protein LOC122079501 codes for MGNFLATFLGVEEPPPPMVLVPPLFDFPPLIARTRMLESSYDLLFGKLALKCLFEDYFEQAAHFSTRIMLKPIEDPNVDLIATVSGPLDHKAEEKIVGNALFRWQRDVDDPHTFMDLFVSTSQPILRMRSCAYYPKYGFGAFGIFPLLINKRVCSEDYGVTGLRYGSGNLSFGATMIPFYLADEFPRSAWLVSRMGRLTAGVQYKPQLEEKGGANFNNLKNWSCAIGYGLGSTSPLSPSFNFGLELARSSQMIASFYQHFVVQRRVKNPFEEDEIVGITNYIDFGFELATSIGGTESSSSPQDATFQVAASWQANKNLMVKGKLGPISSSIALAFKSWWKPSFTFSISAVRDRRVEKTALGFGIRIEDLREASYQRADPNYVMLTPNKEHLAQGIVWKMGKRPMLQADVDSGNFDNLPRELRPLGRIL; via the exons atggggaatTTTCTGGCCACTTTTCTGGGCGTGGAAGAACCACCACCGCCTATGGTTTTGGTTCCGCCTCTATTTGATTTCCCTCCTTTGATTGCACGTACCAG GATGTTGGAATCATCATATGACTTGTTATTTGGAAAGCTTGCATTGAAATGCCTTTTTGAGGACTACTTTGAACAAGCGGCGCATTTTAGCACGAGAATTATGTTAAAGCCAATTGAAGACCCTAATGTGGATCTGATTGCTACT GTTTCAGGTCCACTTGATCATAAAGCTGAAGAGAAAATTGTGGGAAATGCTTTGTTTCGGTGGCAAAG GGATGTTGACGATCCTCACACATTCATGGATCTCTTTGTGTCAACTTCTCAGCC GATTTTGCGCATGAGGTCATGTGCTTATTATCCTAAATATGGATTCGGTGCATTTGGCATTTTCCCATTATTAATAAACAAAAG GGTATGTTCAGAAGATTATGGTGTTACGGGCTTGAGATACGGGTCAGGAAATTTATCTTTTGGAGCTACAATGATCCCCTTCTATT TGGCAGATGAGTTTCCAAGAAGTGCTTGGTTGGTAAGCCGAATGGGAAGGCTAACTGCAGGGGTTCAATACAAGCCACAGT TGGAAGAAAAAGGTGGTGCAAACTTTAACAACTTAAAGAATTGGAGCTGTGCAATTGGCTATGGATTAGGGTCAACTAGTCCTTTGAGCCCATCATTCAATTTTGGTCTTGAACTTGCTAGAAGTTCTCAG ATGATTGCTTCATTCTATCAACATTTTGTGGTTCAAAGACGG GTGAAGAATCcatttgaagaagatgaaatagtTGGAATAACAAACTATATTGACTTTGGCTTTGAATTGGCGACAAG CATTGGTGGAACTGAATCATCAAGTAGTCCCCAAGATGCCACCTTTCAAGTGGCTGCATCTTGGCAAGCGAATAAGAACTTAATGGTTAAG GGAAAGTTGGGTCCTATTAGCTCGTCAATAGCTTTAGCATTCAAGTCATGGTGGAAACCTTCCTTCACGTTCAGCATTTCAG CTGTTAGAGATCGTAGGGTGGAGAAAACTGCGTTGGGATTTGGAATCCGTATCGAGGATCTTCGAGAAGCCAG CTATCAAAGAGCTGATCCAAATTATGTAATGTTGACGCCGAATAAGGAGCACTTGGCACAAGGTATTGTTTGGAAAATGGGGAAAAGGCCAATGCTACAAGCGGATGTAGACTCTGGGAACTTTGACAATTTACCGAGGGAACTGAGACCCCTCGGAagaattttgtaa
- the LOC122079500 gene encoding protease Do-like 1, chloroplastic produces the protein MASYSFFVSSLFHSSSSATNPTAAVSSSSLSPTRRTKIDLTLLKPKSLLLHNHRFFSPVVSVLFNHSRKGTHLAATNANANTNTNTNTNPPFSSNSSPFSSALESVFVFCTSLALSFSLFIADVDAASAFVVTPRKLQSDELATVQLFQENTPSVVYITNLAAKQDAFTLDLLEVPQGSGSGFVWDKNGHIVTNYHVIRGASDLRVTLADQTTFEAKVVGFDQDKDVAVLRVTAPKDKLRPIPVGVSANLLVGQKVYAIGNPFGLDHTLTTGVISGLRREISSAATGRPIQDVIQTDAAINPGNSGGPLLDSSGSLIGINTAIYSPSGASSGVGFSIPVDTVGGIVDQLVKYGKVTRPILGIKFAPDQSVEQLGVSGVLILDAPANGPAGKAGLQSTKRDGYGRLILGDIITSVNGRKVTNGSDLYRILDQCKVGDEVMVEVLRGDHKEKIPVILEPKPDES, from the exons ATGGCCTCTTATTCATTCTTCgtctcctctctcttccactCTTCCTCCTCTGCAACCAACCCAACCGCAGCTGTgtcctcttcctctctttctccaacTAGAAGGACAAAGAttgatctcactcttctcaaaCCCAAGTCTCTTCTCCTCCACAACCACCGTTTCTTCTCCCCTGTTGTTTCTGTACTCTTCAACCACAGTCGCAAAGGGACCCATCTCGCTGCTACCAACGCCAACGCCAACACCAACACTAACACCAACACCAACCCACCGTTCTCCTCGAATTCTTCCCCTTTCTCGTCTGCCTTAGAATCTGTATTTGTCTTCTGCACTTCCCTCgccctttccttctctctcttcattgcTGATGTTGATGCTGCGTCCGCTTTTGTCGTCACTCCTCGAAAGTTGCAGTCAGATGAGCTTGCCACTGTTCAGCTCTTCCAGGAGAATACTCCCTCCGTTGTCTATATAACTAACCTCGCCGCCAA GCAGGACGCGTTTACTTTGGATTTGTTGGAGGTGCCCCAAGGCTCTGGTTCGGGTTTTGTTTGGGATAAAAACGGCCACATTGTTACTAATTATCATGTGATTCGTGGTGCTTCCGATCTCAG GGTTACTCTTGCTGACCAAACAACTTTCGAGGCAAAGGTTGTTGGCTTTGATCAAGATAAGGATGTTGCTGTTTTGCGTGTTACTGCACCAAAAGATAAATTGAGACCCATACCTGTTGGTGTCTCTGCAAACTTGCTTGTCGGCCAGAAAGTTTATGCTATTGGAAATCCT TTTGGGCTTGACCATACACTTACAACTGGTGTTATCAG TGGACTTCGTAGGGAAATCAGTTCTGCTGCTACAGGGCGTCCTATTCAGGATGTGATACAAACTGATGCAGCCATAAACCCTGGTAACAGTGGAGGGCCACTTCTTGATAGTTCTGGCAGCTTAATCGGGATAAATACTGCTATATATTCTCCATCGGGTGCATCTTCTGGTGTTGGATTTTCAATTCCAGTTGACACT GTCGGTGGCATTGTCGACCAGCTGGTGAAGTATGGGAAGGTTACTAGACCAATTTTAGGAATCAAGTTTGCACCTGATCAGTCTGTGGAACAACTCGGTGTTAGTGGGGTGCTTATTTTAGATGCACCTGCAAATGGTCCAGCTGGCAAAGCg GGTCTACAATCAACCAAAAGAGATGGCTACGGCAGGCTTATTTTAGGTGACATCATAACATCTGTGAATGGGAGAAAGGTCACCAATGGGAGTGACTTGTACAGAATCCTAGACCAATGTAAAGTCGGTGATGAG GTCATGGTGGAGGTATTGCGTGGTGACCACAAAGAGAAGATACCTGTAATTCTTGAACCAAAGCCTGATGAGTCCTGA